The sequence below is a genomic window from Mycobacterium sp. ITM-2016-00316.
CGCACTGCCAGATCACCTGATGCCCGGAGGCCTGCACCTTCTCGATGATGGCCGGCAGCACGTCACGCACCTTGCCGTTGCCCATCCGGCTGATCAGGGTCAGCCGGCCCGGTTCGTTGCGGGGGTCCAGCCGTTCCACGTACTCGACGGCCAACTCCGGCGAGGTGGTCGGGCCGATCTTGATACCGATCGGGTTGGAGATCACCTCGGCCAGCGCCACATGGGCGCCGTCGATCTGCCGGGTGCGCTCACCGATCCACAGGTAGTGCGCGGACAGGTCGTAGAGCTTGGGCTCGTCGGTCGAGTCCGGCGCGGCACCTGAGTCCATCCGCAGCATCGCGCGTTCGTAGTCGAGCACCAGCGCCTCGTGGCTGGCGTAGATGTCGGCGGTGTCCAGGTTGCGGTCGTTGACCCCACAGGCCGTCATGAAGCGCAGCCCGCGGTCGATCTCACCGGCCAGTGCCTCGTACCGGGCCCCGGCGGGCGAGGTGCGCACGAACTCGCGGTTCCAGTCGTGCACCGCCTGCAGCGACGCCATCCCCGAGGAGGTCAGCGCACGAACCAGGTTCATCGCCGCGCTGGCATTCGCGTACGCACGTACCAATCGGGACGGGTCGTGCTGGCGGACGGCGTCGTCGGGGGCGAACCCGTTGATCATGTCGCCGCGGTAGGACTTCAGGCCCAGTGCGTCGGTGTCCGAGGAGCGTGGCTTGGCGTACTGGCCGGCAATCCGGGCCACCTTGACCACCGGCATGCTGGCGCCGTAGGTCAGCACCACGGCCATCTGCAGCAGGGTCCGGATGTTGGCGCGGATGTGCGGCTCGGTGTTGTCCACGAACGTCTCGGCGCAGTCGCCGCCCTGCAGCAGGAACGCCTCACCCCGGGCGACGGCGGCGAGCTGGGTCTTGAGCTTCTCGACCTCCGAGGGCACCGTCACCGGCGGGACGCTCTCCAGCACCGTGCGCATCGCCTTGGCCTGACCGGCATCCCAGCTGGGCTGCTGCAGCGCCG
It includes:
- a CDS encoding class II 3-deoxy-7-phosphoheptulonate synthase — translated: MNWTVDVPIDQLPALPPLPEDLRQRLDSALAKPALQQPSWDAGQAKAMRTVLESVPPVTVPSEVEKLKTQLAAVARGEAFLLQGGDCAETFVDNTEPHIRANIRTLLQMAVVLTYGASMPVVKVARIAGQYAKPRSSDTDALGLKSYRGDMINGFAPDDAVRQHDPSRLVRAYANASAAMNLVRALTSSGMASLQAVHDWNREFVRTSPAGARYEALAGEIDRGLRFMTACGVNDRNLDTADIYASHEALVLDYERAMLRMDSGAAPDSTDEPKLYDLSAHYLWIGERTRQIDGAHVALAEVISNPIGIKIGPTTSPELAVEYVERLDPRNEPGRLTLISRMGNGKVRDVLPAIIEKVQASGHQVIWQCDPMHGNTHESSTGYKTRHFDRIVDEVQGFFEVHHALGTHPGGIHVEITGENVTECLGGAQDISDSDLAGRYETACDPRLNTQQSLELAFLVAEMLRG